The following are from one region of the Arachis duranensis cultivar V14167 chromosome 10, aradu.V14167.gnm2.J7QH, whole genome shotgun sequence genome:
- the LOC107470223 gene encoding adenine/guanine permease AZG1, whose protein sequence is METEAEGPGLPQHQAHNKPLSGINAYVADSRIGKRFKLSERNTTFTTELRAGTATFLTMAYILAVNASILTDSGGTCSVSDCVPLCSDPSIPLSNCTGPSLSIKKPDVSCKFDPVNPGYTACLEKTRKDLIVATVASSLIGCVIMGAFANLPLGLAPGMGTNAYFAYTVVGFHGSGNVSYQSALAAVFIEGLIFLLLSAIGFRAKLAKLVPKPVRISSSAGIGLFLAFIGLQNNQGIGLVGYSSSTLVTLAGCPSSSRASLAPVIAAANGTVSLIPGGTVSGDIFCLRDRMESPTLWLGLVGFIIIGYCLVKNIKGAMIYGIVFVTAVSWFRNTKVTAFPNTDAGNAAHEYFKKVVDIHSIKSTAGALSFKGINTGHFWEALVTFLYVDILDTTGTLYSMARFAGFVDANGNFQGQYFAFMSDATSIVVGSLLGTSPVTAFIESSTGIREGGRTGITALTVAGYFFLAFFFTPLLASIPAWAVGPPLILVGVLMMRSVVEIDWDDMRQAIPAFVTLLLMPLTYSIAYGLIGGIGTYIMLNLWDWFSMLLGHYGLFLKPSNAPPPPSSNSHNLGVQSNGSSVKELQLHHV, encoded by the coding sequence ATGGAAACCGAGGCCGAGGGCCCCGGGCTCCCACAACACCAAGCCCACAATAAGCCTCTCTCCGGCATTAACGCTTATGTTGCAGACAGCAGAATTGGCAAACGCTTCAAGCTCTCAGAGCGGAACACCACCTTCACCACCGAGCTCCGCGCCGGCACCGCCACGTTCCTCACCATGGCATACATACTCGCAGTCAACGCCTCCATCCTCACCGACTCCGGTGGCACGTGCTCTGTCTCCGACTGCGTACCACTCTGCTCTGACCCTTCCATCCCACTCTCTAACTGCACCGGACCCTCACTCTCCATCAAGAAGCCCGACGTTTCCTGCAAGTTCGACCCGGTAAACCCGGGCTACACGGCCTGCCTGGAGAAGACCCGCAAGGACCTCATCGTCGCCACCGTTGCCTCCTCCCTCATTGGCTGCGTCATCATGGGAGCCTTCGCCAACCTTCCCTTGGGCCTGGCACCAGGCATGGGCACAAACGCTTACTTCGCTTACACCGTCGTGGGCTTCCACGGCTCCGGTAACGTCTCCTACCAGAGCGCACTCGCTGCAGTATTCATCGAAGGCCTaatcttcctcctcctctcgGCGATCGGGTTTCGAGCCAAGCTCGCCAAGCTAGTCCCTAAGCCCGTCAGGATCAGCTCCTCCGCCGGAATCGGGCTTTTCCTTGCCTTCATCGGGCTTCAAAACAACCAAGGAATAGGCCTGGTCGGTTACAGCTCCTCCACACTAGTAACCCTGGCGGGCTGCCCGAGCTCATCTCGGGCATCCCTGGCACCCGTGATCGCCGCGGCAAACGGAACCGTGAGCCTAATCCCTGGAGGCACAGTTTCCGGCGACATATTCTGCCTCCGGGACAGAATGGAAAGCCCAACACTGTGGCTGGGCCTAGTAGGCTTCATCATAATCGGTTACTGCCTGGTGAAGAACATAAAAGGCGCAATGATCTATGGCATCGTGTTCGTAACCGCGGTATCTTGGTTCCGTAACACGAAAGTAACGGCGTTTCCGAACACGGACGCCGGAAACGCCGCCCACGAATATTTCAAAAAAGTTGTCGACATTCACAGCATAAAGAGCACCGCGGGAGCGCTGAGCTTCAAGGGCATAAACACAGGGCATTTCTGGGAAGCCCTCGTAACGTTCTTGTATGTCGACATTCTCGACACCACCGGAACCTTATACTCCATGGCGCGCTTCGCCGGCTTCGTCGACGCCAACGGCAACTTCCAGGGTCAGTACTTCGCCTTCATGTCCGACGCCACGTCCATCGTCGTGGGATCACTGCTCGGCACGTCTCCAGTCACGGCGTTTATAGAATCTTCAACGGGGATAAGGGAAGGAGGGAGGACGGGGATAACGGCGTTGACGGTGGCAGGGTACTTCTTTCTTGCGTTCTTCTTCACGCCGTTGTTGGCGTCGATACCGGCGTGGGCGGTGGGGCCGCCGTTGATACTGGTGGGTGTGCTGATGATGAGATCGGTGGTGGAGATCGATTGGGATGATATGAGGCAGGCGATACCGGCGTTTGTGACGCTGTTACTGATGCCGTTAACGTATTCCATTGCTTATGGTCTTATTGGTGGGATTGGCACTTACATAATGTTGAACCTTTGGGACTGGTTTTCGATGCTTTTAGGTCACTATGGCCTCTTTCTCAAACCATCTAatgctcctcctcctccttcttccaaTTCCCATAATCTTGGGGTTCAAAGTAATGGATCTTCTGTTAAAGAGCTTCAATTACATCATGTTTAG
- the LOC107470220 gene encoding protein FAR1-RELATED SEQUENCE 4-like: MNDSTSNQLNENNLDYSSETNHADETRCVVDEKFVPKVGMIFKTLEEAGKFYKHYSKLAGFSTKIRNTTQKGDKVKNQLIVCSREEMWKSKISLTLKTNPSAGLNYPTRIYVHIMKDVGLWTIFKVVLNHSHPCYPDRAEMLRQHRELSMFVRCTIETNEKAEIRPSKTYQSIVAAVDSHHELSFIEKAVRNYITREVRNVSKQEDAKEFRKYLLRMKEKNQNFFFELNLKGSFVGVNHHGQSTLLGCTLMKNEDIQSFKWLFECWLYCMGEKAPKGILTNQCVSMQRAIEICMPTTCRLEFIHERLIRQKLERFPHKVRPRRQQVALRAVQGSAYMDSSLPGRRFWGRMRSTQKSESMQAFFNKFITCNSSLRQFVKQYDNCLASREQREREFDAADFHTVILYATKSAIEAQFQHMYTHEKFREVQAQFRVEPFRRQIKHSVKLQPLQCTGYELSQT, translated from the exons atgaatgattcaacttcaaatcagttgaatgagaACAATTTGGATTATTCTTCTGAAACGAATCATGCTGATGAG acCAGGTGTGTTGTGGATGAAAAATTTGTCCCAAAGGTGGGGATGATTTTCAAGACATTAGAAGAAGCTGGAAAGTTCTATAAACATTATTCCAAACTTGCTggtttttctacaaaaataagGAACACGACTCAGAAGGGAGACAAGGTTAAGAATCAACTAATCGTATGCAGTAGAGAGGAGATGTGGAAATCCAAGATATCTCTAACTTTGAAAACAAACCCCTCAGCCGGGTTAAACTATCCAACTAGGATCTATGTACACATAATGAAGGACGTTGGTCTTTGGACAATTTTCAAAGTTGTTTTAAATCACTCACATCCCTGCTATCCAGACCGGGCAGAGATGCTCAGACAACACAGGGAGCTAAGCATGTTTGTGCGTTGCACCATCGAAACCAATGAGAAAGCCGAAATCAGACCGAGCAAAACTTACCAATCCATTGTAGCAGCAGTCGACAGCCACCATGAACTAAGTTTTATAGAAAAAGCTGTGAGGAATTACATCACAAGGGAAGTAAGGAATGTTTCCAAACAAGAGGATGCCAAAGAATTCAGGAAGTACCTactaagaatgaaagagaagaaccaaaatttctttttcgagcTCAACCTCAAAG GTTCTTTTGTAGGcgtgaatcaccacggtcagtcGACACTTCTCGGATGTACACTGATGAAAAATGAGGACATCCAATCATTCAAATGGCTATTCGAGTGTTGGCTCTATTGCATGGGAGAGAAGgcaccaaaaggcattcttacCAACCAATGTGTATCGATGCAAAGGGCAATTGAGATTTGCATGCCAACAACATGTCGTTTGGAATTCATACACGAGAGACTCATTCGACAGAAACTGGAACGATTTCCTCACAAAGTACGGCCTCGGAGGCAACAAGTGGCTCTTAG AGCTGTACAAGGATCGGCATATATGGATTCCAGTTTACCTGGAAGACGATTCTGGGGtaggatgagaagcacacaaaagaGTGAGAGCATGCAAGCATTTTTCAACAAGTTTATCACATGCAACAGCTCCCTGAGACAATTTGTGAAACAATACGACAATTGCCTAGCAAGCAGAgagcaaagagagagagaatttgatgctgcagattttcacACCGTGATACTGTACGCTACAAAATCAGCAATAGAGGCCCAGTTTCAGCACATGTATACCCATGAGAAGTTCAGGGAAGTTCAAGCACAATTCAGAG TTGAACCTTTTAGACGGCAGATCAAACATTCAGTCAAGCTACAACCTTTACAATGCACTGGATATGAATTATCCCAGACATGA